Part of the uncultured Desulfobacter sp. genome, TATCTGTGGTATCGGACAGTACCGGCCCCAAAGCCCAAAGCATTGTTTACACCTCCCGGGGCATCACTGACCCTGAAACAGGCTGCTTTGCCCCGGCCGTGGTGGATCTGGTACTGACAGTGGATGAACCCTTGGTCACCACTCCCTTTTTAACCATTACCCCAAGCGGCGGCATCCCTGTCTCCGTTACCCTGGAGAAAAAGTCAGGACAGGATGCCGGCCTGGTTTATGAGGGCAGCTTCACCATTACGGACACCCTGCTGTCAGGCACGGCCTATGCCGTGTTCTCCGCCCGGGATATGGCCGGTAACAGGGGGACTGAAATTGTATCCGGTGCCCAGATCCTCATTGACACCCAGGGACCTGTGGCAAGCCGCGTGGAGATCTCTCCGGTCTCCCCGGTAAAGAATAATTATGACACCCCTGTGGAAATGACCTTTACCCTGGGTCTGACCGAAGCGGTTAAAGAGGGGACAACCCCGTCCATACGCTTAAAATTTGAAACCTTAAGCCAAACCCTGGAGGCATCGGATATTATCCCCGCAGCCCCGGTGGATGGCGAAGCCCAAGCCTGGCAAACCACCATCACCCTGCCCAGGGAAGCCGGACAGTCCGAAGCGGAAACCGTCACCGTCCTTTATACCGGCCAGGACAAACTGGACAACATCAGTACATCCATCAACGCCGCCAACCAGTTCCAGGTCTACCAGGGCGGGCTGCCGCCCCTGGATCCGCCGGGCTCCCTTTCCGGCAAAGCCGCAGCCGGCGGTGTTGTCACCCTGACCTGGGATGCCGTGGACGGTGCCGCAGGGTACCAGGTTTATAGCCAGGCACCCGGGGAAACCGAACTGACGCTCCTGGACACCATCGGTGTGCTGGAAACCTACACCCACCAGACCGGCCGGGACGCTACATACACCTATGCGGTTGCCACCATCAGGGAGGAAAACCAGGAGGAGTCCGTATCCGGTTTAAGCAACAGCATTACGGTTACCGCCGATGCCACAGCCCCCAATCCCCCGCGCAACCTGGCACTTGAGCTGACATCCAAGGGGATTAAGCTGACCTGGGAAGAACCTGCCTATACCGAACCTGTCACCTACGCCATCTACCGGTCCGACCAGACCCGGATCCTGTCCGTGGAAGGCATGACGCCCCTGGCCACAGGTATTAACCAAACCATGGTCATTGACCCCACGCCATCTCCCACAGACCATTGCTATGTGGTCACGGCCATGGATAAGACAGGCAATGAATCAGAACCGTCAAATTCCCAACAACTGATTGATCTGTTGCCTGTATCAACTATTTCCGTGTCCCAGACTGATACGGATTCACCTGTTTTGACCTGGACCCATGCAGACACCTCGGGAAAGATCCAGGGGTATTTCCTCTTTCTTGGTGAAGACCGGAACGGCTACCAGGTTAACACCGTACCCATGGCAAACCAGACATTTACGGATTACGGGTACACCTTTGAAAACCTCGCCTACTTTGTCATTGCCGTGGATACTGATGATGTTCAGAGCATAGGACGATCCATCACCCTGCCCAAGGTCTCCCTTTCTTTGGCAGAAGATACGGTTATCAAACGCAATACCATGAATGCAGTCTCCTTTACCGTAGACAACCAGTCAGGCACAGCCCTGGCCAATATGATTGTAAAGGCCAAGCTTGGCGGCCGCACACACCAGTCCGAATCCTTTTCCCTGGCTGCCGGAGAATCCAAAGCCATTGAAGTCATTATCGGCGGATATGAAGAACTGCTGGACGTGGAAACGCTTACCGCCTCCCTTGTGATTACTCCCAACACCGGAGAAACCGTTACCATCACAAGAACCCTCCAGGCAGAGGTGTCAGACAGCCTGATGCCCCTTCAGATCAAAAACGAAGAATTCATCCGGGGCGGGGTCGGCAAGGTGTGGTTCACCCTGTCCAACACCGGCGCGGCCCAAGCTGAGATCGTAACGGCAGAAAGCAGCAACACCAAGCCTTCTGCCGACATCAAGTACTATCTCATGGATGAAGACGACAATGTCCTGTACGCAAAATCCTTTAAACAGAGTCTGGGGGACCATATCGTCACCCTCTCCAACGGCCGCACCGTGGCCCGGATACCTGCCGGCCAGATGTTCACCTCATATCCCATGGACCTTTTCGTCCCGGCCAATGCCCCGGATACCGTATATGTCCGCCTGGGAATTGACCATATATACAACAGCCTGGGCCAGGAGAGCCAGGTCACCATGGCCGGCACCAAAACCCGTAAAGAGATCAGCCTCAAAGACACCTCCTATTACGGCCAGATCCTCTCCATGGCCCCGGAGGTCTCCAAAGGGGACCAGGATATTGTCATCACCGGCCGGGCCATTGACAGAGCCACGGAAGACCCCCTGGCAGACGCTGCGTTGAACCTCTTTATCACAGTGAACGGATTTGAGCGCAAAATTTCCGTCATGACCGGGGACGACGGCACATTTACCCATACCTTTGAACCCCTTGAAAACGAAGCCGGCATATTCTACGTCAATGCGGTCCATCCCGACCTTCTGGACCGGCCGGACCAGGGCAGCTTTATCATCAACCGGGTCCAGGTCACCCCGTCCAAGATCCAGGCCTCCATCCCAAAAAATTATGAGCAGAAGATCAGCCTGAAGGTTACCGCAGAAAACGGCACGGACCTGAACAACCTGACAGTGGCCCCGGCAGGGGATTTGCCCCGGGGTGTTCACCTGGACTGCGGCAGCCCCATCTCCTTTGTGGCGGGCGGCAGAACCGTGACCCTGAGTCTGGTTCTGTGGGCGGACAATACCGCCGACGATGCCTCCCAGTTTGAAATGACCGTGTCCAGTGATGAATCCCCAGGCACGCCCTGGGCAACCGTCCTGGTGGACGCCCTCTACTCGGAAAGCGAGCCTGCCCTCTATTTTACCCCGGACCACATAGAGACCGGTGTGGCCCAGGGCGACATGGTCACCGAAACCATCACCCTAAGCAACAAGGGCCTAGCCGCCATGACCAATGTGGCCCTGACCCTGACCGACTCACAGGGCAAGGAGGCCCCGGACTGGGTGCGGCTCAACACCACGGCGGACATCGGCACCCTGGCTGTGGGCGACGAACGTAATGTCTCCATCAGCTTTTTGCCGGGGGACGACGAATCCCAGGGCATGCAGATATTCTACCTGGTGGTTGCCAGTGACAACTATACCACAACCAGGATCGGCCTCTATCCCACCATCTCCAGTTCCGGCATCGGCAATGTCCTGTTCAAACTGTCTGATATCTACACCGGCACGTTCAACGCCAAAAACGAGCTGATCAGGGGGCTTTCCGGAGCCAAGATCCGGATGCAGAACGAAGAGACCCTGGCCGACAGTTCCGCCGCCACGGACAGCCTGGGCGAAGCCCTGTTCCAGGACCTGCCCTCCGGTGCCTATAAATGCAAAATTACCGCAGACAACCACCAGGAATACACCGGCCGCGTCTGGGTAAAACCCGGCATTACCGCATCAAAGGAGGTGTTCCTGGAGTACAACCTGGTCACCGTGGAGTGGGAGGTCAATGAGATCACCATAGAAGATAAGTATGAGATCCTGCTCTCCGCCACCTTTGAAACCAATGTCCCGGCTGCCGTAGTGGTGACCGAACCCATGTCCGTGACCCTGCCGGACATGGAAAAAGGCGATGTATACCTGGGTGAATTTACCCTGACCAACCACGGCCTGGTCCGGGCGGACAATTTAACCGTCCCGGTTCCGGCCAGTGACGATAATTTCCAGTACGAGCTTCTCACCGGCATCCCGGATTCATTGGGCGCCAAACAGCGCATCACCATCCCCTACCGCATCACCTGTCTTAAATCCCTGGACGCTGACGACGGGGAAGACCAGACCGGCGGGGGATGTTACTCCTACAGCAAATGCATTCCAATTGCCTATGGATATGAATGCGCCAACGGCCAGACCACCAACGGCACCACCCGCCACTGTTTTTATAAAACCGGCGGCACCTGCGGCTCGGGCGGTTCCGGCGGCAGCGGCGGCAGCAGCGGGGGAGGCTCAGCTATTTACTCCGGCGGGTCAGGCGGCGGATCATCCTCCTCTCCGGCACCTGCCTACACGCCCATGGAAACCAGTGAGCAAAAGTGCCTGCCCACACTCACCCCCACGGAAATGTTCTTGAACTTTGTCAAAGGGGCAGCCAAAGAGGTATGGGCCAGGGGCACACAACTGGCCAAAGACAGCATCACCTTCGTGGGCTGTTCCGTCAACACCGCTCTGCGGGAATACAATGACCAGGCCACTGACCTTTGGGTCAAAGTGCCCAACGGCAGGATTGCCCTGTCCCGGATATACAGCGGCGGCACCTGGCAATGGGACCATGAATCCCTTGTCTATGACGGCACCCCGGATGATAAATTCCCGGAGAGTGTGACAACGGCACCGGACAACGTTACCAAAGACGGGGCTGTTTACGAGAAGAGCGCCCAGGGCGTGTATACCCAGGGCACCCATGTGATCCAGCGAAAAGAGGATACCGGCTGGACAGCCGACAAGTACCTGTACAAGGACAAACACGGCAATTTCAGGCAATACGACAGCAGCGGGCGCTTGACGGCCTGGGGCAACCGCCTGGGCACCATTGCCGCGTTGGTTTATGACAACCGGACCGCCACCAGACCGTCCGGGATAGAAGACATGGACGGCACCCGGGTGCTCTGGTTCACCTATGACGGCGACGACCACCTGATCCGGGCCTATACCGCCGGCGGCAGGGAAGTCCGGTACGATTATGCCGGCAACAACCTGACATTAGTCTCCGACGCCCTGGACCAGGAGACCCGATATACCTACGACGGCAACAACAACCTGACCCAATCCGTGGATGCCGCAGGCCGGGCCACCATCATCACCTACAATGACAGTGGTGACCCCATTGCCGTAAAGGATGCCCAGGGCAACGGCCATCTTTTTGAATACGACTATGACAAGAACAAAAAGCAATACTATGCCGCCGTTAAAACCAGCTCGGGCAGGATCCGGGAGGTGTGGACCAATGCGGACGGCGAAACCCTAAGAGTGGATATCAACGGCCGCACAGTAAAAGAGGTTGACCAGGACGGCCGGAACCTGATTTTCACAGATGAAAAAGGCAATGAGACCCGCACGGATTATGATGAAAAGGAGAACCTGACCCGGATACTTTACCCGGACAACACAGAAGTCAATTTTGCCTATGACCTGCGGTTCAACAAGGTCAGCCAAATCACGGACCCGCTTGGCCGCATCACCACCTTTGCATACGATGATCAGGGTAATCTGGTTAAAAAGGTCCAGGCCAAGGGCACAGCACAGGAACGGGTGCTGGCGTTCACATATGACGATTTGGGCCGGGTGCTTACGGCTACATCCTTAGGTGATGCGGATACCCAAGAAACCATCACCACCTTCACCTATGACGACAACGGCAACCTTGAGACCATCACCGATCCCATGGGTAATGTCACCCAATTCCTTGAATACGATGCCATGGGCAACCTGATCCGGTTCGCCGATGCCCGGGACAATGAATGGACCTTTGCCTATGATGCCAACGGCCGGCTCATCTCAAGTACAACCCCTGAAAATCATACCACCTCATTTGAGTATGACGGGGCCAACAACAGAACGGCCGTTATCAATGCCAAACTCAAACGGTTCGCGTTTGAATATGACGATCACAACAACCTGGTCAAGGCCATTGATCCCTTAGACCAGTACACCTCCACCCTGTACAACACCGACCATCTGCCGGTTGAGTTCACAGACCCCGACGGCCGGACCTCGGCAACGGCATATGACAACGAGGGCAGGGTGCTTACGGCAACCGATAAAGCCGGCAACGTCATATCCTATACCTACAGTGAGGACGACACCTCTCCTGCGCCGTCATCCATGCCCGTGGCCGTCACCTACCCGACATTCACCCGGCAGCTGACCTATGACACCATGTACCGGGTGATCGAACAGACCGATGTCCTGGATGACGCCACCACCCGGACCAGATCCTATACCTTTGATGATGCCGGCAATCTTGCCACATCCACGGACGAGGCAGGCCGCACCACCATTTACGCGTACGATGCCCTGAACCGCCTGGTAAAAACAATCGCCCCGGACAACGGTGAAACCCTGCGCAAATACGACGGCCGGGACAACCTGATCATGCTTCAGGACCCCAATAACGGGATCCAGTACTTCACCTACGATAAAAACAACCGCCTGGTCTCAGCTGCAAAACCCATGGGTGCCGTCACAACCTATGAATACGGTGCCACGGGCAACAAAACAGCCGTTGCAGACCCCAAAGGCCAAAGAATTGAGTACACCTGGTCTTCGGAAAACCGCCTCACCCAAACCCGGTACTTCAGTGCCGATGACCATGATACACCCGTTGAAACCATTAACTTTACCTATGACAGTCTGGGCAACCTGCTGACCTGGAACAACGGCACCGAATCCGCCCAATACACCTACGACGACCTGGGACGCAAACTCACCGAAACCGTCAATTACGGCAGTTTCAGCCTGTCCCATGCCTATACCTATACCGCATCCGGTGAGATCAAAACCTTTACCGGACCGGACGGTAAAGCCTTAACATATGACTATGACACCGGTGCCCGCCTGGCCGGCATCACCATCCCCGGCGCGGGCCAGACCGGGTTCTCCCATAACTCAACCGCCTGGAACAACCCCATATCCATGACCCTGCCCGGCGGTGCCCGCCAGGATTACGCTTACGATCCCTTGATGCGCCTGAATACCATCACAGCGTCAGATTCGGGCAGCAACACGGTAATGACAAGGGGCTACACCTATGACGCCCAGGGCAACATCACAACCAAAGCCACGGAACACGGTGATTACACCTATACCTACGATACCATGGACCGCCTGGCCACGGCCATCAATCCAACCCTGCCCGATGAGTCCTACACCTATGACAACCTGGGCAACCGGATCACAGATGTAAAAATCCAGGGCCAGATCACATATAATGCCGACAATCAGCTTGAATCCTACGGATCCACCAGCTATGATTACGATGCTAACGGCAACATGGCCCGCAAAACCAGCGGGTCTGAAACCACCTCGTTCTTTTACAATATAGAAGACCGCCTGGAAAAGGTTGAGAACAGCGCCGGCGACACCGTGGCCACCTACGGCTACGATCCCTTTGGCCGCAGGCTGTGGAAACAGGTATCCGGCACAAAAACATACTTCCACTACAGCAACCAAGGCCTGATCGGCGAATACAACGCCCAGGGCGGCGAACTCAAAACGTACGGGTACAAACCCGGCTCCCAGTGGACCACCGATCCCCTGTTCATGAAGATCGGCGCTGACTACTACTGGTACCAGAACGACGCCAACGGCACCCCCCAGAAACTGATCGCCTCCAACGGCCTTGTGGTCTGGGAGGGGCGGTACGATTCGTTCGGCAACTGCCAGGTTGTCAACAGCGGCATTACCAATAACTTGCGGTTTGCTGGCCAGTACTTCGATGCCGAAACCGGGCTGTGCTACAACCTGAACCGGTACTATGACCCGCAAACCGGACGGTATTTGAGGCAAGATCCGTTTGGCGATGGGCTGAACCTGTATGCTTATTGTTTCAATAACCCAAATGGCTTGATTGATCCGCTGGGATTGTGTGCTGTCAAAGATGGTTGGAATTGGTATCTTTCTCATCCGTTATCAAATGTCGCTGATTGGTGGGATATCAACGCTGCACAAACTGGTGCTTCTTTAGAAGATTTCGTTTATTCTTACAGTGATTTTTGGTGGTTAGCAGCTACAATGCAGACTGCCATAGATGTTGGTGGTGGTTTTGTTGATATTCTTAGGTTTGGACAGGGATTTGCCGAAGGCGGATGGGGCTATGTTCATGATGCTTTCCGGGGATTAGCTATCGCTGGTTCTTTGGCTCAAGCTGCCAAAGCGACATCTGGGCTTTCTCGAGCCTCAAAGAGTGGAATTGGTAAAATAGACAATGTCATCTGTTTCCCTCCTGGCACATTAGTTTTAATGGCAGACGGCAGTACAAAAGCGATTGAAGAAGTTAAGATTGGTGATTATGTACTGGCAAATGATCCTGAAAAAGGTGATAGCGTTCAAAGTAGGATCGTTGTAGATACGATAAAAAATAAAACAAAGAGATTTATTCATGTTCTTTTCAAAGCAAATGGTAACTTGAATGAAGCTGAATTTCGCGCAACAGGTGAACATCCGATTTGGACTAAAAATAGAAGTTGGGTTTTTGCAAAAGATTTAAATAAGGGAGATATATTACAGGATGTAGATGGTAATTCCATTACTGTTCTTAGTATATGGGAAGAAAAAATAATTAGCGACACCTATAACTTGTCTGTGGAGGGTGTTCATACCTTTTTTATTGTAGCTGATGAAACATCAATCCTTGTTCATAATGACCCACCAAAAATTCATGGGATTGCCCCTGATTGGGCACAGAAAGGGGCTCATGTGACATCAAATGGAATAGAGTTGAGAATAACAGGTGGTGGTAGTAACATTCGGATTCGACCAGTATTTAGCAGTGATTTAAATAACCCTGGATTAAAAAATGCCATAAAAAACGTTGAATCATCGTTGAATAATTCACAATGGCGAAATAGATTATTGGAAAGAGCAAGAGAAGCCACAAAATATTTAGGTCAAGGAGATGATTTGGCAAGAGCAACTTCGGGAAGCACGCGGTCTTTATCTGTTACGCTTGAAAAATGGTGTAAGTAAGATGAAAAAACATACTGTATTTTTATCATTTTTAAAAACTGGTCGTTTGAATGTTTTAGAAATTGGTGCGTCATCTAAAGAAGTTGAAAAGGTTTTAGGAAAACCAGAAGATTACGCATATGGGAAAGATCCAAACTCTTTGCATTCTTATTATGATAGAGTACTACAAATAGGTTATAATAAAGGAATTGTTTCATGGTATGGGATTTATTTTAATTATATCAAGAAAGATACAGATGAATTATCAATTTTTAATTGCCGTTTCCCTGTAAAAAAAAATACTACTTCAAAAGAGATAAAGCATTTTTTAGAACAAGAAAAAATTGTTTTTGAGGTTAACAGACAGTTAAGTTCTGATGAAACTCTGGCTCTTAATATTGGTAGTAACATTATATTTTTTTTTTATAATGATAAAATTGATAAACTCCAAGTTACAGATTTTAGATAGAAATCGGGAAATCGGAGATTGGGCTATTGGGTGCGGGTCGGACCATGAAAGGGGTCAAGTCTGCCCCTGCCCCATCTCCACTTTCAAAAGCAGGACCAGCAACCAAAGTAAAAAGCATATGAACAAAAAAAATAAAGGGGTGGGTGCGGGTCGGACCAAGATAACACAATGTAACAGGCTGGAATAAAAACAAATAATTATTTAGAACACCCTTAAAATGGGATTAAACTGATGTTTTTGGGGGCAAAAAAGGCGTTTTAAGAAAAATTCATGATCCCAGAGATGGCGAAGGGGGCTGATTGACCACAATCAGCCCCCTTTTCAGGTGCATTATTCAATGCTACCCACCTTTCCGGCTACCCTTTGTCTGGTTGTGCCACAAAAGTGAACAGTACTGCCATTCTAATTTTCAATTGACCTCATTAATTCGGGAACTGATTTAGCCGACAGGATTTTTCTGGGTGCGGGTCGGACCAAGATAACACAATGTAACAGGCTGGAATAAAAACAAATAATTATTTAGAACACCCTTAGAACGGGCTTAGACTGATGTTTTTGGGGGCAAAAGAGGCGTTTTAAGAAAAATTCATGATCCCAGACTACAAAAGGGCTGATTGACCACAATCAGCCCCCTTGCCAGGTGCATTCTTCAATGCTACCCACCTTTCCGCCTATTCCTTGTCAGGTTGTGCCACAAAAGTGAACAGCACTGCCATTCTAATTTTCAATTGACCTCATCAATTCGGGAACTGATTTAGCTGACAGGATTTTCCCCTTTAAAGCTTTCAGCCGGTTTATATCCTGAATACTTTTGATTTTTGTGATGACTGTCTTGCAATCATCAGTGTCACCAAATTTTATACTCACTGCAAGCTCAATGCCCTCCAGAAGCCCCTGTTCGATCCCTTGAGCATGTCCTTCTTTTCTTAATTGTTCAGCCAAGGTCATAATGATATCTCCTTTTTTTTCAGACAACGTATTTGATACGAGCGTATGAAATTTTTCTGTTGTAATATCCTCAACGTTGCTGAATATATATTTTATCAGGGATTCAAAATATTGCAATCCTGTTTCCTGTTCGGACAGATCCTTTAACAGCATAAAAATATTGGGCAGTCTATCCGCTATATCCGGTTCAAATATGTGCTTTAGCAAGAGCATGGTCACCCTTGCCATAATTGTTCCCTTGATCTGGTCATCTGTATATTGACTTAAATCATACAGAATAAACTCAAAATCCGGGATATAGCCGGAAAGCTTATCCACCGGTCCGTCAAAACGCGATGCAAAACGTTTATCCACCGTCCATTTATCCTTGCCGTGGTATAAAACCAGCGGGATTACAATGGACAGATTCCGGCTTTTGGACTGCTTAAGCCCAAGCCGCCAGATTTTAACCATATACTCAAAAATCTGGAGGTGAATCAGCCTGTCCGGATAGCTCTTATGCTCAAAAAGGAAATATACATACCCTGTGGCGTCCCCGATTCGGACTTTGTAAAGCATATCGGAGTAAAAATCCTGAAGATCCTTTTCAATAAAAGAGTCCTTGCAGATTTCAAGGGTGTCCAGATGGACGAGTTCAATGACGTGCTCCGGTAAATAATTCTCGAGAAATGACTTGGCGTTGTTCAGGTTGCTCCAGGTTTCGCGGAACAGCTTGTCATGGGAATGGTGCAGTTTGTTTTTCATGCCTGCTTTGTAGCATGGCAACTTAGGGGCTGCAAGATTTTATCCATCCGTCAAAACCCTTGACCTGGAGTACAACCTGGTCACCGTGGAGTGGGAGGTCAATGAGATCACCATAGAAGACAAGTATGAGATCCTGCTCTCCGCCACCTTTGAAACCAATGTCCCGGCTGCCGTAGTGGTGACCGAACCCATGTCCGTGACCCTCCCGGACATGGAAAAAGGCGATGTATACCTGGGTGAATTTACCCTGACCAACCACGGCCTGGTCCGGGCGGACAATTTAACCGTCCCGGTTCCGGCCAGTGACGATAATTTCCAGTACGAGCTTCTCACCGGCATCCCGGATTCATTGGACGCCAAACAGCGCATCACCATCCCCTACCGCATCACCTGCCTCAAATCCCTGGACGCTGACGACGGGGAAGACCAGACCGGCGGGGGATGTTACTCATACAGCAAATGTATTCCAATTGCCTATGGATATGAATGCGCCAACGGCCAGACCACCAACGGCACCACCCGCCACTGTTTTTATAAAACCGGCGGCACCTGCGGCTCGGGCGGTTCCGGCGGCAGCGGCGGCGGCAGCGGGGGAGGCTCAGCCATCTACTCCGGCGGGTCAGGCGGCGGATCATCCTCCTCTCCGGCACCTGCCTACACGCCCATTGAAACCAGTGAGCAAAAGTGCTTGCCTAAACTTGATTCCAGGGAACCGGGGTGTGACAAATGTAAAGCCGTACACCAAAACCAAGCTGCTGCCGTGGGCAGTGAGGTCAATACCCTGATTAGAGAATACAGGGATAATATTACCGACCTGGCCTTTAAAACATCCGGCGGCATGCTCTCCATCACCCGGCGGTACCGTTCTGGTACTTGGCAGTGGGATGAATTGATACAGGTTGTTGACGGCCATCCTGACGATACCACCCCGTATACATCTTCTGCCTTTGGCCCGGATTATGTAACCCGGGGGGGATGTGCCTTATGAGAGAAGCGCTTCCGGTGTATATAAAAGCGATACATTCACCATGGAACGTAAAGCCGATACAAGCACTTACCTTGAAGACAAATACACCTTTAAGGATAAATCCGGCACCTGGATCATTTACGATGCCGACGGCCGGCCTGTCTCCAGCGGCACAAGGACCGGTACTACAGCCA contains:
- a CDS encoding Rpn family recombination-promoting nuclease/putative transposase, yielding MKNKLHHSHDKLFRETWSNLNNAKSFLENYLPEHVIELVHLDTLEICKDSFIEKDLQDFYSDMLYKVRIGDATGYVYFLFEHKSYPDRLIHLQIFEYMVKIWRLGLKQSKSRNLSIVIPLVLYHGKDKWTVDKRFASRFDGPVDKLSGYIPDFEFILYDLSQYTDDQIKGTIMARVTMLLLKHIFEPDIADRLPNIFMLLKDLSEQETGLQYFESLIKYIFSNVEDITTEKFHTLVSNTLSEKKGDIIMTLAEQLRKEGHAQGIEQGLLEGIELAVSIKFGDTDDCKTVITKIKSIQDINRLKALKGKILSAKSVPELMRSIEN